A region of Ictidomys tridecemlineatus isolate mIctTri1 chromosome 4, mIctTri1.hap1, whole genome shotgun sequence DNA encodes the following proteins:
- the LOC101973198 gene encoding olfactory receptor 8G50-like has translation MAEGNYSIVTEFILAGLTDKPELQMPLFLLFLGIYVFTVVGNLGMITLIRLSSHLHTPMYYLLSNLSFIDFCQSTVIVPKMLVNFVMEKNIISYPECMTQFYFFIGFAIAECHILAVMAYDRYVAICNPLLYNVTMSNQVCLWLVFGVYCMSLIGSIVHTTCMLRVLFCKDDIINHYFCDFFPLLELSCSSTFINEVVGLSSSAFNIFLPTMTILSSYIFIIASILRIRSTEGRAKAFSTCSSHISAVGLFFGSLAFMYLQPSSVSSVDQGKVSSVFYTIIVPMLNPLIYSLRNKDAKVALSKLLGNRSF, from the coding sequence atggCAGAAGGAAATTATTCCATAGTGACTGAGTTCATCCTGGCTGGATTAACAGACAAACCAGAGCTCCAGatgcccctcttcctcctcttcctagGAATCTATGTGTTCACAGTGGTGGGGAACCTGGGCATGATCACACTGATTAGGCTGAGCTCTCACctgcacacccccatgtactATCTCCTCAGTAATCTCTCCTTCATTGATTTCTGTCAATCCACTGTGATTGTCCCCAAAATGCTGGTCAACTTTGTGATGGAGAAAAACATCATCTCCTACCCTGAATGCATGACTCAATTCTACTTTTTCATTGGTTTTGCAATTGCAGAGTGTCACATATTGGCTGTAATGGCCTATGATCGCTATGTTGCCATCTGTAACCCCTTACTGTACAATGTTACCATGTCTAATCAAGTCTGTTTATGGTTGGTATTTGGGGTATATTGCATGAGCttgattggttccatagttcacaCAACCTGCATGCTAAGAGTGCTTTTCTGTAAGGATGACATAATAAATCATtacttctgtgatttttttcctctactaGAGCTCTCTTGCTCCAGTACATTTATAAATGAGGTAGTAGGTCTGTCATCAAGtgcatttaacatctttttacCAACCATGACAATTCTTAGCTCCTACATCTTCATCATAGCCAGCATCCTGCGCATTCGCTCCACTGAAGGCAGAGCCAAAGCCTTCAGCACCTGCAGCTCCCACATCTCAGCTGTTGGTCTCTTCTTTGGTTCTCTGGCATTCATGTACCTACAGCCATCATCAGTTAGCTCTGTGGACCAAGGTAAAGTGTCTTCTGTATTTTACACTATTATTGTGCCCATGCTAAACCCTCtgatctacagcctgaggaataAGGATGCCAAAGTGGCCCTAAGTAAACTCCTTGGAAATAGAAGTTTCTGA